CTTCTAAAATAATTTCCTTGGAATTGATTTTGCACACCACTGGCTCAAACGCCCACTCTTCATCATTTTCCATCACATAATACGAATTGTCATCCTTAGAATACACGACATTTTCTTTGTTTGTGACATCATCTGATGAAATATTCGCATATTTTATCAACACAGCGTCCACCAAATTCCTGTCCACCTTCAAAATCTTTGCGTTTTCTCTTGTTTTTTTGAACGCGTCTGGATTTTGTTTCTTCAATTCGTCTATCTTGGATTTGTCCTTGTCAGGATCCAGCGTTTTGCTTGGAAAATTCGCCACGAAATTTTTAAGCGTGATATCTTTTGGTGATGCGAAGCTCTCCCCGTAGAAAAATGTATCCAACGAATTTACAACATCTTCGCCATTATAATCGTACGGCTTGTTAAAGTTCGCTGCGATTTTTTCGACATCTGATTTTTCCAACCTACCGTCTTTTGAAATGTCCACATTTTTGAATCCGTCATTCAAATAATCTGCCACATAAGCCTTGTTTTCTTCGGTAATTTCTGGCATTTTCTTCGAACAAGATGTGACAAATACGACAGCGAAAATCACAAATGCGATTTTAAATAATTTGTTTTTCATATTTCCTCCCATATCCTATTAACATTATTATATATTAAAATCAAATAAAAAACACTGACGGAAGTTTAACCAACTCCCAAATCAGTGTTTTCAACTAACATCTCGACTTTCGGATGATTTTTCAAATCGTAGTGATTTTCCAAAAACCACTTCACAAGCTCATCATCTCTTTTAATTGGCGTAGAATTATTTATGAAAATATTAATAGTAATCCATTTGAAATTAGCCAAACCAATCTCAATGTCTTTTTCAATCATCTCCTTAGTTTGACCCTTGATTCCAACCATTAAACAAGCCGAATCAAAATAATCGGACACCTCTTTTACATCAGTAAATTTCGCGTTTTTGTTGAGGACATTTTCTCTAAAATCGTAATCGAACGATTCAATCCCCGTCTTAAACAAAATTTCGCAGCCGAAAAACTCCCTGATTTCGTGAAGTCTATTTTTGAAAATATAATGCGCTTCGAAAACCAATGTGTGAATATTCTTCTTATGAATTAAATTCTTGATGTCGATTTTCGTCTGTTCTGGAAGTTCGAACACATTTCCCGAATTAATACATTCCAAAACACCGAATTCGCCAGTCACATTTTGAAGAATCTCACGATTTTCACGAACAGCATCATCCATATCCATCGTATTGTCTTCAATGTAATCGCAAAAAGTGCATTTGCCCCAAAAACATGGTCTGCCTTTCAAAAGCACAATCTCGCGTTTTAATTTTTCCTCAATCTTAGCGTATCGATTCAAGCTTAATCCTCTTAACAGCAGTCATCACGACACTAAATGAAATAAGTCTGTCCACAAATTCCATAAAATATTGGTTGATAAAAGATGCTGCAGCTGGATTGATACCCTTGTTGATCATGAATCTTACGATAACATCACTTCCTGAGCTTGTAACCCCACCAAAAATATATCCTTGAATAATAGCACCCAAAATAGCGCCTGGAAGTACAGCCAATAAAAGTGCAGGAATAGTGTGCAATTTCTTGAAATATCCCTTTTCGTACAAAATTCCAACCATAAACACCATAAGCATACCCGTAGGAGCAAATGGAAGCGCAAATGGATCGAAAAGAACTTGATTCATAACAGATGACAAAAACGCCGTCACAACCCCGTATTTCCATCCAAATAACATACACACTAATAGGGATCCTATGTGATCCAATAACAAAGGAACCTTCGTACTAACAGCGATAAAAGCACCAAGGCAGTTGATTGCAACGCAAATCGCTATAGTAGTCAAC
This Finegoldia magna ATCC 53516 DNA region includes the following protein-coding sequences:
- a CDS encoding ECF transporter S component, which gives rise to MRKTNTKLLTTIAICVAINCLGAFIAVSTKVPLLLDHIGSLLVCMLFGWKYGVVTAFLSSVMNQVLFDPFALPFAPTGMLMVFMVGILYEKGYFKKLHTIPALLLAVLPGAILGAIIQGYIFGGVTSSGSDVIVRFMINKGINPAAASFINQYFMEFVDRLISFSVVMTAVKRIKLESIR